A genomic segment from Flavobacterium inviolabile encodes:
- a CDS encoding dipeptidase has translation MDSIKQYVQENKERFINELIDLLKIPSVSADSAYSQDVIDTANAVKVSLEKAGCDFVELCETPGYPIVYGEKMIDPKLPTVLVYGHYDVQPADPIELWTSPPFEPVIKTTDIHPEGAIFARGACDDKGQMFMHVKALEYMVQTNTLPCNVKFMIEGEEEVGSASLGWFVERNQEKLANDVILISDTGMISNTQPSITTGLRGLSYVEVEVTGPNRDLHSGLYGGAVANPINILAKMIASLHDENNHITIPGFYDKVEELSAAERAEMAKAPFSLENYKKALNIDDVYGETGYVTNERNSIRPTLDVNGIWGGYTGEGAKTVIASKAFAKISMRLVPNQDWKEITELFQKHFENIAPKSVKVVVKPHHGGQGYVTPIDSIGYQAAAKAYHETFGVQPIPVRSGGSIPIVALFEKELKSKTILMGFGLDSDAIHSPNEHFGVFNYLKGIQTIPLFYKYFTELNK, from the coding sequence ATGGATAGTATAAAGCAATACGTTCAGGAAAATAAAGAACGTTTTATAAATGAATTAATTGATTTATTAAAGATTCCTTCTGTAAGTGCTGATAGTGCTTACTCTCAAGATGTTATAGACACTGCTAATGCGGTTAAGGTAAGTCTGGAAAAAGCCGGATGTGATTTTGTAGAGCTTTGCGAGACTCCCGGTTACCCGATTGTGTACGGAGAAAAAATGATTGATCCGAAATTACCTACTGTTTTAGTATACGGACATTATGACGTGCAACCGGCAGATCCGATCGAGTTGTGGACCTCTCCTCCATTTGAACCGGTAATCAAAACTACCGATATTCATCCGGAAGGAGCTATTTTTGCCCGTGGTGCCTGTGACGATAAAGGACAGATGTTTATGCATGTGAAAGCTTTGGAATATATGGTACAGACCAATACGCTTCCATGTAATGTTAAATTCATGATTGAAGGAGAAGAAGAAGTTGGTTCGGCAAGTTTGGGCTGGTTCGTGGAACGCAACCAGGAAAAACTGGCTAACGATGTTATTCTTATTTCCGATACGGGAATGATTTCCAATACCCAGCCATCCATTACCACCGGATTGAGAGGTCTGAGCTATGTGGAAGTGGAAGTTACCGGACCTAACCGTGACCTGCATTCCGGATTATATGGCGGAGCTGTTGCGAACCCGATTAATATCCTGGCCAAAATGATTGCTTCGCTTCACGATGAAAACAATCATATTACCATTCCGGGATTTTATGATAAGGTAGAAGAGCTTTCTGCTGCAGAAAGAGCCGAAATGGCCAAAGCACCTTTCTCTTTGGAAAATTATAAAAAAGCGCTGAACATTGATGATGTTTACGGCGAAACCGGATATGTTACAAACGAAAGAAATTCCATTCGTCCAACACTGGATGTAAACGGAATCTGGGGCGGTTATACCGGCGAAGGTGCCAAAACCGTTATTGCCAGCAAAGCATTTGCAAAAATATCCATGCGTCTGGTTCCTAACCAGGACTGGAAAGAGATCACCGAATTATTCCAGAAACATTTCGAAAATATCGCTCCTAAATCTGTTAAAGTGGTTGTAAAACCGCATCATGGCGGACAGGGATATGTAACCCCTATTGACAGCATTGGCTATCAGGCTGCTGCCAAAGCATATCACGAAACTTTCGGCGTACAGCCCATTCCGGTTCGTTCCGGAGGAAGCATCCCGATCGTAGCCTTGTTTGAAAAAGAATTAAAAAGCAAGACTATTTTAATGGGATTCGGATTAGACAGTGATGCTATTCACTCGCCTAATGAGCATTTCGGAGTATTTAATTACCTTAAAGGAATCCAGACCATTCCTTTGTTTTACAAATACTTTACGGAACTGAATAAGTAA
- a CDS encoding N-acetyltransferase, producing MAHYLIKKPDELTVSEIKCILEAWSVSEWLQLDADGFRKQFRHSEFHLLRDDTQKIVCLTRINRNFTVQFVNTTYTIPELVGLVSLQERKGYAKQLLNEVVANLNSRNLECVGFCAKDVRTFYEKSGIPIYYNQAKFLMEKENDVSDPVTDDDILAVCLSAETAVLFQNLSSASPAYIVN from the coding sequence ATGGCACATTACCTGATTAAAAAACCGGACGAATTAACAGTTTCCGAGATAAAATGCATCTTGGAAGCCTGGTCGGTTTCCGAATGGCTGCAGCTGGATGCGGACGGTTTCAGGAAACAATTCAGGCATTCCGAATTTCATTTACTGCGCGATGATACCCAAAAAATTGTTTGCCTGACCCGGATAAACCGCAATTTTACCGTTCAGTTTGTCAATACTACCTATACGATTCCGGAATTGGTCGGTTTGGTATCCTTACAGGAAAGAAAAGGTTATGCAAAACAACTATTAAACGAAGTTGTTGCCAACCTGAACAGCAGAAATCTGGAATGTGTTGGTTTTTGTGCTAAAGACGTCCGCACATTTTATGAAAAATCGGGTATCCCGATATACTACAACCAGGCGAAGTTTTTAATGGAAAAGGAAAATGACGTGTCCGATCCGGTAACCGATGATGACATTCTTGCTGTTTGTCTTTCTGCGGAAACGGCGGTTTTGTTTCAAAACCTGAGCAGTGCTTCGCCGGCCTACATTGTAAATTAG
- a CDS encoding FMN-dependent NADH-azoreductase yields MKKILLITSSVKGKDSFSIRLSNAILEKLTAAYPGSSVYTRDLTVNPLPHLDETHLGAFFTPNELLTETQQKAIQYSNQAVQELMEADIVVIGVPLYNFGVPSTLKAWVDHIARAGVTFSYEDGFPKGLVLNKKVYLAIASGGVYSEGPRKGYDFSDPFLRAALGFLGITDVTTFRVEGIAMPELQDSAFPKALDTLDAFAF; encoded by the coding sequence ATGAAAAAAATATTGCTGATTACTTCAAGTGTAAAAGGAAAAGACTCTTTCAGCATCCGGTTATCGAATGCGATTCTTGAAAAACTGACAGCTGCCTATCCGGGAAGCAGTGTTTATACCCGTGATTTAACGGTAAACCCGCTGCCGCATCTGGACGAAACGCATCTGGGTGCTTTTTTTACGCCAAACGAATTACTGACGGAAACCCAGCAAAAAGCGATTCAGTATTCCAATCAGGCAGTACAGGAGTTAATGGAAGCCGATATAGTGGTAATAGGTGTTCCGCTTTATAATTTTGGTGTTCCGTCCACATTAAAGGCCTGGGTGGATCATATCGCCAGAGCCGGAGTGACGTTTAGTTATGAAGACGGTTTCCCGAAAGGACTTGTCCTAAATAAAAAAGTGTATCTGGCAATCGCTTCCGGAGGTGTTTATTCGGAAGGACCGCGAAAAGGCTATGATTTTTCCGATCCGTTTTTGAGAGCGGCACTTGGATTCCTTGGTATAACAGACGTTACCACTTTTCGTGTAGAAGGAATTGCGATGCCGGAACTTCAGGACAGCGCTTTCCCTAAAGCACTGGACACGCTGGATGCCTTTGCTTTTTAA
- a CDS encoding glycerophosphodiester phosphodiesterase, producing the protein MIQKIGHRGAKGLLAENTLESFRKALDLGATAIELDVHVTADGAIVVIHDFTVDRTTNGFGEVHKMTVAELKKLKVETLYRIPLLEEVFDLIDRKCLINVELKGHETAGPVVKLIEKYVAEKGWTYEDFIVSSFQKDELKKVKALNPEINLGVLTQASVEQALEWAHQLSAKAIHPHFSLLTADNCKEAREKGYKVLTWTVNNEEDIRRVIAYGVDGIISDFPNRL; encoded by the coding sequence ATGATTCAAAAAATCGGACATAGAGGTGCAAAGGGATTGCTGGCAGAGAACACGCTGGAATCGTTCCGGAAGGCACTGGATCTGGGAGCTACAGCTATCGAGCTGGATGTTCATGTTACTGCTGACGGCGCAATTGTGGTGATTCACGATTTTACGGTAGACCGGACGACAAACGGTTTTGGTGAAGTCCATAAAATGACGGTAGCGGAACTGAAAAAACTGAAAGTGGAAACACTGTACCGCATTCCGTTACTGGAAGAGGTGTTTGACCTGATTGACCGGAAATGTTTGATAAATGTAGAATTAAAAGGTCACGAAACGGCCGGACCGGTCGTAAAACTGATCGAAAAATATGTTGCTGAAAAAGGCTGGACTTATGAAGATTTTATCGTTTCCAGCTTTCAGAAAGACGAGCTGAAAAAAGTAAAAGCGTTAAACCCTGAAATAAATCTGGGTGTACTCACGCAGGCCAGTGTGGAACAGGCTTTGGAATGGGCACACCAGTTATCGGCGAAAGCCATCCATCCGCATTTTTCACTGCTAACGGCAGATAATTGTAAAGAAGCCCGTGAAAAAGGCTATAAAGTTTTGACCTGGACGGTTAATAATGAGGAAGATATTCGCAGAGTCATCGCTTATGGCGTAGACGGAATCATCTCCGATTTTCCCAATAGATTATGA
- a CDS encoding ligand-binding sensor domain-containing protein, whose product MPFKFLFCQLLFCVLFGQQLASQNYTLKNFTQKDGLSSNEVYDVIQDKNGFMWFATDRGLTHYNGNEFKRFEPKDGLTDITIFDFFKQDNGQIWCITLNNKLFYIQDGTEKFIPYKYNAVIERFVKERRLTAFFIANLAVDHNSTLHLFMTNGHYITIDAKGRLVIEADVDAKKRPSERLGKFFRSKKINRHQEINYFTNTPTAFLRTGEMRAIRRILSSGNDYMVVMTDGSVFIQNRQGAITTITYPNFEPIEGGIYDEHHFWIGYRGKGMYVYDYKGTLKKKYLEKHSVTKIYEDSFGGLWFSTIDSGVFFLKKEQINSNLLKGIYVNSLTKDNDGNLYTGCFNGDIYKISAKGDLARVHTGLVNKPAIVQFNPAENQVYYATDNVLFTSFGNRLEYCGVLKVSDDTKKIIASRFGVYNVFENEKELFADTLNVRIQDISEVNGKYYIATLKGLKIVDKGRLVDKKGKLADYRIDDVDYEPGKQLFYLASMGAGVLVYNPKTEKVITIDKSDGLSNNLVTEVYIEDKNTIWACTNYGLNRIRFQENGSYTIQYLTAADGLPENQIRDVEIIDEVIHIATTNGLCSLSKADFEQIFSKRNYFLRLKTIAINAVKQVTPQKLLDLSYNENQLDFWIESVSFKNKEQVYRYKLKGLHDKWNYTKDRKVSYEFLPPGDYEFIVQILEDNRLFSDEKIILPIHISEPFWKRSWFICLIIFLTAALIYAFFKIRILTYNQDIIRELLRLWVRKIKKKEKYFTFREQGKEIRIKTDTILYVKSSGNYIDVITRERSYTIRCKIGEFITKVPDSLEFLRVHRSYIVRIDQVAQKNKKAVFVNQQEIPVGETYLDELDKIVF is encoded by the coding sequence ATGCCCTTTAAATTTCTTTTCTGCCAATTGCTATTTTGTGTGCTGTTTGGCCAGCAGCTTGCATCCCAAAATTACACGCTTAAAAACTTTACCCAAAAAGACGGCTTGTCCAGTAATGAGGTTTATGACGTTATTCAGGATAAAAACGGTTTTATGTGGTTTGCTACAGACAGAGGGCTTACCCATTATAACGGAAATGAATTCAAGCGGTTTGAGCCTAAAGATGGCCTGACCGATATTACCATATTTGATTTCTTTAAGCAGGATAACGGCCAGATCTGGTGCATTACACTCAATAATAAGCTTTTTTATATTCAGGACGGGACGGAAAAATTTATTCCCTATAAATACAATGCCGTCATCGAACGGTTTGTTAAGGAAAGAAGGCTTACGGCTTTTTTTATTGCAAACCTGGCTGTCGATCACAATAGCACGCTGCATCTTTTTATGACGAACGGGCATTATATCACGATTGATGCGAAGGGCAGGCTGGTTATCGAAGCTGATGTTGATGCGAAAAAAAGACCCAGTGAGCGGTTAGGTAAATTCTTCCGGTCAAAGAAGATCAACAGGCACCAGGAAATCAATTATTTTACCAATACGCCAACAGCGTTTCTCAGAACCGGGGAAATGCGGGCGATCCGGCGTATTTTAAGTTCCGGAAATGATTATATGGTTGTAATGACCGACGGATCGGTGTTTATACAAAATCGTCAGGGAGCAATCACCACGATTACCTACCCTAATTTTGAACCGATAGAAGGCGGAATTTATGACGAGCATCATTTCTGGATCGGGTATCGCGGTAAAGGAATGTATGTGTATGACTATAAGGGAACACTAAAAAAGAAGTATCTGGAAAAACATTCCGTAACCAAAATTTATGAAGACAGCTTTGGCGGATTATGGTTTTCGACTATAGATTCCGGAGTCTTTTTTCTGAAAAAAGAACAGATCAACAGCAATCTTTTAAAAGGGATTTATGTCAATTCCCTGACAAAGGATAACGACGGAAATTTATACACCGGCTGTTTTAACGGTGACATTTATAAAATTTCAGCTAAAGGCGATCTGGCGAGGGTACACACCGGATTGGTAAACAAACCGGCAATTGTGCAGTTTAATCCTGCCGAAAACCAGGTGTATTATGCTACGGATAACGTTCTTTTTACGTCATTTGGAAACCGTCTGGAATACTGCGGGGTACTAAAAGTTTCGGACGATACCAAAAAGATCATTGCTTCCCGGTTCGGGGTTTATAATGTTTTCGAAAATGAGAAAGAATTGTTTGCCGATACGCTTAACGTGAGGATTCAGGACATTTCGGAAGTCAACGGAAAATACTATATAGCCACTTTAAAAGGGCTCAAAATTGTCGATAAGGGCCGGCTTGTGGATAAGAAAGGCAAATTAGCCGATTACCGGATAGACGATGTGGATTATGAACCCGGGAAACAGCTTTTTTACCTGGCCAGTATGGGAGCCGGCGTTCTGGTTTATAATCCTAAAACCGAAAAAGTAATCACGATTGATAAGTCGGACGGACTATCCAACAATCTGGTTACAGAAGTGTATATAGAGGACAAAAATACCATCTGGGCGTGTACGAATTATGGTTTGAACAGGATACGGTTTCAGGAAAACGGCAGTTATACAATACAGTATTTAACTGCAGCCGACGGTTTGCCTGAAAACCAGATACGGGATGTGGAAATTATTGATGAAGTGATTCATATCGCGACCACCAACGGATTGTGCAGTTTGTCCAAAGCAGATTTTGAGCAGATCTTTTCGAAGCGGAATTATTTTTTGCGCTTAAAGACCATCGCCATAAATGCGGTCAAGCAGGTAACACCTCAAAAATTACTGGACTTATCCTATAATGAAAACCAGCTCGATTTCTGGATTGAATCCGTGTCCTTTAAAAATAAAGAACAGGTGTACCGATACAAATTAAAAGGACTGCATGACAAATGGAATTACACTAAGGACAGGAAAGTTTCGTATGAATTCTTACCGCCGGGAGATTATGAATTTATCGTTCAGATTTTGGAGGATAACCGCCTGTTTTCGGATGAAAAGATCATTTTACCAATACATATCAGCGAGCCGTTTTGGAAAAGAAGTTGGTTTATCTGTCTTATTATATTCTTAACCGCTGCGCTGATCTATGCTTTTTTTAAGATCAGGATACTAACCTATAACCAGGATATAATCCGGGAATTGTTACGACTGTGGGTGCGAAAAATAAAAAAGAAAGAAAAGTATTTTACTTTCCGGGAACAGGGTAAAGAAATCCGGATCAAGACCGATACGATACTGTATGTCAAATCATCCGGAAACTATATTGATGTCATCACCCGGGAAAGATCCTATACGATACGGTGTAAAATAGGAGAGTTTATCACCAAGGTGCCGGATTCTTTGGAATTTTTAAGAGTACACCGGTCGTATATTGTCAGAATCGACCAGGTTGCACAAAAAAATAAAAAAGCGGTATTTGTGAATCAGCAGGAAATTCCTGTCGGGGAAACCTATCTTGATGAACTGGATAAAATAGTTTTTTGA
- a CDS encoding class I SAM-dependent methyltransferase produces MDTKFISEVIKSGGTIGALSPSSSFLAKKMLKPIDFKSAQCIVEFGPGTGVFTVKLLEKLSPNGKLMVFEINKEFCEELKKINDSRLIIINDGAEKLEKYLIEYKLEKADYIVSSLPLAVLPDELVNAILTTSKCCLALKGKYIQFQYSLNALNKLKEIFSSVTIEFTFLNIPPAFIFTCKK; encoded by the coding sequence TTGGATACAAAATTCATCTCAGAAGTCATAAAATCAGGAGGAACTATTGGTGCTTTGTCACCAAGTTCCTCTTTTTTGGCTAAAAAAATGCTGAAGCCCATTGACTTCAAATCGGCACAATGCATTGTTGAATTCGGTCCGGGAACCGGTGTTTTTACCGTAAAACTACTGGAAAAACTCAGCCCGAACGGAAAACTTATGGTTTTTGAAATCAACAAAGAGTTTTGTGAAGAGCTGAAAAAAATAAACGACAGCCGACTGATCATTATCAATGACGGTGCAGAAAAATTAGAAAAATACCTTATTGAATATAAGCTGGAAAAAGCCGATTATATCGTTTCTTCCTTACCGCTGGCCGTCCTGCCGGATGAACTGGTCAATGCCATACTGACCACTTCGAAGTGCTGCCTGGCTTTAAAAGGAAAGTATATTCAATTTCAATACTCGCTGAATGCCCTTAATAAATTAAAAGAAATCTTTTCGAGTGTAACCATTGAGTTCACTTTTTTAAATATTCCGCCTGCTTTTATCTTCACCTGTAAAAAATAA
- a CDS encoding winged helix-turn-helix transcriptional regulator: MDSTIQTDSNENSMETTEKIHTPQECTGALLPVRDALEVLNGKWKLPILISLSSGPKRFKQISREINGITDKMLSKELKELEMHQLVTRTVYDTFPPTVEYASTEHSKTLTKVIEALREWGLLHRKKIIGN, encoded by the coding sequence TTGGATAGCACTATCCAAACGGATAGTAATGAAAACAGTATGGAAACAACAGAAAAAATTCACACGCCACAGGAATGTACCGGTGCACTGCTTCCGGTTAGGGATGCCCTGGAAGTTTTAAACGGGAAATGGAAATTGCCGATATTGATCTCGCTATCATCCGGGCCGAAACGCTTTAAACAAATTTCAAGGGAGATAAACGGTATTACCGACAAAATGCTGTCGAAAGAATTAAAAGAGCTGGAAATGCACCAACTGGTTACCCGGACGGTTTATGATACTTTCCCGCCAACAGTAGAATATGCTTCAACCGAACACAGCAAGACACTGACCAAAGTAATCGAAGCGTTAAGAGAATGGGGATTGCTGCACCGTAAAAAAATTATCGGGAACTAA
- a CDS encoding T9SS type A sorting domain-containing protein — MKKIIFNLKTRVAFCCLFLISAFAVNAQTLSLGTTNAVSVSGPTISGGAYNYNVVIPFYATDLTGTFSLTYASTYTCGQGYFKYITLNKSTGAFVANSSNSNSVSIVPGNMPVGTNSYVMRVYCANGAPDLPSILKATLNINITVTKEATPAVNLSFAPYCKYVAHSNPQVYSGYIGFNVSGNYANASKLYLRVTNTASACPTADYPLTYLNTSGSATATVGPGMSFYDCAANTAYTIQLVYKSGATVYVIPSGSYGWTNYTWTKTFKNCMNVLQPDPGPFEPAFGKTAATNEMAITDPNDQNRTNKKGKYSLYPIPVTTTLSVLPVEDGKLVSIRVYDFNGIAQVSKVLDSKAGLQQLDVTALKPGIYFAQIETSEGVFVEKIVKN, encoded by the coding sequence ATGAAAAAAATTATTTTTAATCTAAAAACAAGAGTTGCTTTTTGCTGTCTGTTTTTAATTTCTGCCTTTGCAGTGAATGCACAAACCCTTAGTCTGGGGACTACTAATGCCGTTAGTGTGTCGGGACCAACTATTTCCGGAGGAGCCTATAACTACAATGTTGTAATTCCTTTTTATGCAACCGATCTTACCGGGACATTCAGTTTAACTTATGCCAGCACTTATACTTGCGGACAGGGGTATTTTAAATACATCACCCTGAATAAAAGTACCGGAGCATTCGTTGCCAATTCCAGTAACAGTAATTCGGTTAGCATCGTGCCGGGAAACATGCCGGTTGGAACAAACAGCTATGTGATGCGTGTGTATTGTGCCAATGGAGCACCGGATCTGCCGTCAATACTAAAAGCAACGTTAAACATTAATATAACGGTAACAAAAGAGGCGACCCCTGCTGTAAACCTGTCATTTGCTCCTTATTGTAAATATGTAGCCCATTCGAATCCGCAGGTATACAGCGGTTATATCGGATTTAATGTTTCCGGGAATTATGCCAATGCTTCCAAGTTATATTTAAGAGTAACGAATACAGCTTCTGCCTGCCCGACAGCAGATTATCCGTTAACCTATTTAAATACGTCCGGTTCCGCAACGGCTACGGTTGGACCGGGAATGAGCTTCTATGATTGTGCTGCCAATACGGCCTATACGATTCAATTGGTCTACAAGAGCGGAGCAACCGTATATGTGATACCAAGCGGCAGTTACGGATGGACCAATTATACCTGGACCAAAACTTTTAAAAACTGTATGAATGTATTACAGCCGGATCCGGGACCATTTGAGCCGGCATTCGGGAAAACGGCTGCTACAAACGAAATGGCAATTACCGATCCTAACGATCAGAACAGAACCAATAAAAAAGGTAAATACAGCCTGTACCCAATTCCGGTTACCACTACGTTGAGTGTACTTCCTGTAGAAGATGGCAAGCTTGTTAGCATCCGCGTTTACGATTTTAACGGCATCGCTCAGGTGTCTAAAGTGTTGGATAGCAAAGCAGGTTTGCAGCAGCTGGATGTTACTGCGCTGAAGCCGGGTATTTATTTTGCACAAATAGAAACCAGTGAGGGTGTTTTTGTAGAAAAGATCGTTAAGAATTAA
- a CDS encoding BaiN/RdsA family NAD(P)/FAD-dependent oxidoreductase, which translates to MNSNFDVVIIGGGAAGFFTAINIAENNSRLKIAILERGKEVLSKVRVSGGGRCNVTHACFIPNDLVKFYPRGERELKGPFHQFCSGDTIEWFERHGVELKIEEDGRMFPVTDSSQTIIDCFQKAVKQLGIQVLTGQSVQSLFKSDDFWKVETNQETFVTSKIVMATGSNPKIWEVLKNMGHSIVEPVPSLFTFNIKDTRIKDLMGVSAFAAVKVKGTKLSAAGPLLITHWGMSGPGILRLSAWGARELFAKNYQFVLQVNWLNDQDTEATLELLKTLKLEQAKKLVVKKSPFDFPNRLWESLAFASGILPETKWADLSKKQLNDLANQLTDGHFQVNGKSTFKEEFVTAGGIDLKGINFKTMESKVHPNLYFAGEIVNIDAITGGFNFQNAWTGGYLVAQNFA; encoded by the coding sequence ATGAATTCCAATTTTGATGTAGTTATAATAGGTGGCGGTGCTGCCGGTTTTTTTACGGCAATTAATATCGCGGAAAACAATTCCCGATTAAAAATCGCGATCCTGGAGCGGGGAAAGGAAGTGCTTTCGAAAGTGCGTGTTTCCGGCGGCGGACGTTGTAATGTAACGCATGCCTGTTTTATCCCGAACGATCTGGTTAAGTTTTATCCCAGAGGCGAACGGGAATTAAAAGGACCGTTTCATCAGTTTTGTTCCGGCGATACGATTGAATGGTTTGAACGGCATGGCGTGGAACTGAAAATCGAGGAAGACGGAAGAATGTTTCCGGTTACCGACAGTTCGCAAACCATTATCGACTGTTTCCAGAAAGCGGTTAAACAACTGGGCATTCAGGTGCTGACCGGGCAAAGCGTGCAGTCGCTTTTTAAATCGGACGATTTCTGGAAAGTGGAAACCAATCAGGAAACGTTTGTAACGTCAAAAATAGTTATGGCAACCGGAAGCAATCCTAAAATATGGGAAGTGCTCAAAAATATGGGGCACTCAATTGTAGAACCGGTTCCGTCTCTTTTTACCTTTAATATCAAAGATACCCGTATTAAAGACTTAATGGGGGTTTCGGCTTTTGCTGCGGTTAAGGTTAAAGGAACCAAACTGAGCGCTGCGGGACCGTTGCTGATTACCCATTGGGGAATGAGCGGTCCGGGAATTTTACGACTTTCCGCCTGGGGCGCCAGAGAACTTTTTGCTAAAAATTACCAGTTTGTTTTACAGGTTAACTGGCTTAATGACCAGGATACCGAAGCAACACTGGAACTGCTGAAAACGCTCAAACTGGAACAGGCTAAAAAGCTGGTCGTGAAAAAATCACCGTTTGATTTTCCAAACCGTTTATGGGAAAGTCTGGCTTTTGCTTCCGGGATTTTACCGGAAACCAAATGGGCCGATTTGTCTAAAAAACAACTGAATGATCTGGCAAACCAATTAACAGACGGGCATTTCCAGGTAAACGGCAAAAGCACCTTTAAAGAAGAATTCGTTACAGCCGGCGGAATCGATCTGAAGGGAATCAATTTCAAAACCATGGAAAGCAAGGTGCATCCCAATTTGTATTTTGCAGGCGAAATCGTGAATATTGATGCGATAACCGGAGGGTTTAACTTTCAAAATGCATGGACGGGCGGCTATCTGGTAGCGCAAAACTTCGCGTAA
- a CDS encoding fascin domain-containing protein: MKKISKLLLVLAVGLMASCQTEDVTSVQNDELSGTQEKTGSRYMSYGDVVTINYNLTRKFLTAESNGDATINKLWNTTAPWLNDVWMPWTKFKIVNPNNVNSTAEVKTGDEVAFRSLQNNMYLVAESVDDDVNVNRTAIGPWEKWRVYPPSNVTTGKSVFYSSVGYLASVSLLSVWDKYLRPDAANNAKAGAGFDPTVSVLANANCFTLSKQ; encoded by the coding sequence ATGAAAAAAATTTCAAAATTATTGCTTGTTTTAGCCGTAGGACTTATGGCTTCCTGCCAAACAGAGGATGTAACTTCTGTACAAAATGATGAACTTTCCGGGACACAGGAAAAAACAGGAAGCCGTTACATGAGTTATGGCGATGTGGTGACAATAAACTACAATCTTACCCGTAAATTTCTTACGGCGGAATCCAATGGGGATGCTACGATCAATAAACTATGGAATACCACAGCACCGTGGCTGAACGATGTTTGGATGCCCTGGACAAAATTCAAAATTGTAAACCCGAATAATGTGAATTCTACAGCCGAAGTGAAAACCGGGGATGAAGTTGCGTTCCGATCTTTGCAGAATAATATGTATTTAGTAGCAGAATCAGTAGATGATGATGTGAATGTAAACAGAACGGCTATAGGACCATGGGAAAAATGGAGAGTATATCCGCCGAGTAATGTAACCACAGGAAAATCGGTTTTCTACAGTTCGGTTGGTTACCTGGCTTCGGTATCGCTTTTATCGGTTTGGGATAAATATTTGCGTCCGGATGCTGCTAATAATGCTAAAGCAGGTGCCGGTTTTGACCCGACGGTTAGTGTATTGGCAAATGCCAATTGTTTTACACTATCGAAACAATAA